One genomic region from Streptomyces sp. NBC_00582 encodes:
- a CDS encoding sucrase ferredoxin, translating to MSTCATDSRNLGEPMPGTAATASTWLLLEQAGPWGAKALTSSHLDPVLGRALEAAAKDTGVRIALIRRPGRHADPGMPPPVRQVYAAHTAPGDVWLRTATTTDPRRLLDLDFAALGRGDHHTFDRALGGGPHRGDPLALVCTNGKRDRCCALLGRPLAAELAASGVEGVWEVTHLGGHRFSPTVLVLPHGYVYGRAEAHTVKEVLRGVREGRVVVDGCRGRSAWERPAQAAELAVRRATGEDRAEALDVVLTTGEAPRWEVTVAHTDGRHWRVVVTQGAALPPRPESCGASVLGAPARMDVVAVRELAVAVAG from the coding sequence GTGAGTACGTGCGCGACCGACTCGCGGAACCTCGGCGAGCCCATGCCCGGAACCGCGGCCACCGCCTCGACCTGGCTCCTGCTGGAGCAGGCCGGTCCGTGGGGTGCCAAGGCGCTCACCTCGAGCCACCTGGACCCCGTGCTGGGCCGCGCCCTGGAGGCGGCCGCCAAGGACACGGGCGTGCGCATCGCGCTCATCCGCCGCCCGGGCCGGCACGCCGACCCCGGTATGCCGCCTCCCGTACGGCAGGTGTACGCGGCCCACACCGCGCCGGGCGACGTCTGGCTGCGCACCGCCACGACCACCGACCCCCGGCGGCTGCTCGATCTCGACTTCGCCGCGCTCGGCCGGGGCGACCACCACACCTTCGACCGCGCGCTCGGCGGCGGCCCTCACCGGGGTGACCCGCTCGCGCTCGTCTGCACCAACGGCAAGCGCGACCGCTGCTGCGCCCTGCTGGGCCGCCCGCTCGCGGCCGAGCTGGCCGCCTCGGGCGTCGAGGGCGTGTGGGAGGTCACTCATCTGGGCGGCCATCGCTTCTCCCCGACGGTCCTGGTCCTGCCGCACGGCTACGTGTACGGCCGTGCCGAGGCCCACACCGTCAAGGAGGTCCTGCGCGGCGTACGGGAGGGACGCGTCGTGGTGGACGGCTGCCGCGGGCGTTCGGCCTGGGAGCGGCCCGCGCAGGCGGCGGAGCTGGCCGTGCGCCGGGCCACCGGCGAGGACCGGGCCGAGGCTCTGGACGTCGTCCTCACCACCGGCGAGGCGCCCCGCTGGGAGGTGACCGTCGCGCACACCGACGGGCGCCACTGGAGGGTCGTCGTGACCCAGGGCGCGGCGCTGCCGCCGCGTCCGGAGAGCTGTGGGGCGTCGGTCCTCGGGGCGCCCGCGCGGATGGACGTGGTGGCGGTGCGCGAACTGGCGGTGGCGGTGGCCGGCTGA
- a CDS encoding response regulator yields the protein MIEVLVVDDDTRVARVNAAYVEKVPGFHVAAEAHSAAEALRQLEALPRLDLILLDHYLPDETGLEVVQEMRRRGHQTDVIMVTAARDVSTVQAAMRQGALQYLVKPFNFAGLRAKLEAYADLRRTLDGGGEAEQADVDRIFGALSASSEPGLPKGHSPTTAELVRQSLMNADGPLSAQEIADRTGVSRQTAQRYLKLLERTGRARLTLKYGDAGRPEHRYVWATRA from the coding sequence ATGATCGAGGTCCTGGTCGTGGACGACGACACCAGGGTCGCCCGGGTCAACGCCGCCTACGTCGAGAAGGTGCCCGGCTTCCATGTCGCCGCCGAGGCCCACAGCGCCGCCGAGGCGCTGCGCCAGCTGGAGGCGCTGCCGCGGCTCGACCTGATCCTGCTGGACCACTACCTGCCCGACGAGACGGGTCTCGAGGTCGTCCAGGAGATGCGGCGGCGCGGCCACCAGACCGATGTGATCATGGTGACGGCGGCGCGGGACGTCTCGACCGTGCAGGCCGCGATGCGTCAGGGCGCCCTGCAGTACCTGGTGAAGCCGTTCAACTTCGCGGGCCTGCGCGCCAAGCTGGAGGCGTACGCCGATCTGCGACGCACGCTCGACGGCGGCGGTGAGGCCGAACAGGCCGACGTCGACCGGATCTTCGGCGCGCTGTCCGCCTCGTCCGAGCCCGGACTGCCCAAGGGGCACTCCCCCACCACCGCCGAACTGGTCCGCCAGTCCCTGATGAACGCCGACGGGCCCCTGTCGGCCCAGGAGATCGCCGACCGGACCGGCGTGAGCCGCCAGACCGCCCAGCGCTATCTGAAGCTCCTGGAGCGCACCGGACGGGCCCGGCTCACGCTGAAGTACGGCGACGCGGGCCGCCCGGAACACCGTTACGTGTGGGCGACCCGCGCCTGA
- a CDS encoding CobW family GTP-binding protein, giving the protein MTQSRSPQQIPVVVLAGFLGSGKTTLLNHLLHHSGGSRIGAIVNDFGAIEIDAMAVAGALGDSTVSLGNGCLCCAVDASELDAYLERLARPATGIDVIVIEASGLAEPEELVRMVLASEHPGIVYGGLVEVVDAAEFDETRARHPGIDRHLALADLVVVNKLDRADDAERVLALVRSLVDRAAVVPASYGRVDPEFLFDCRPSEERLGQLSFDDLHRRDGRDDRHHAHLHTAYDSASFRSGVPLDPRRLMAFLDSRPEGLYRIKGYVDFGAHDAGNRYAVHAVGRFLRFYPETWGAAEERLTQLVLIGAGIDAGALIKELEACENDAPHADEHGMWGVLRYVQDPDGALDPGEVV; this is encoded by the coding sequence GTGACGCAGAGCCGCAGCCCGCAGCAGATCCCGGTCGTCGTACTCGCCGGATTCCTCGGCTCCGGCAAGACGACCCTGCTGAACCATCTCCTCCACCACAGCGGCGGCAGCCGGATCGGGGCGATCGTCAACGACTTCGGAGCGATCGAGATCGACGCCATGGCCGTGGCCGGCGCGCTCGGCGACTCCACCGTGTCCCTCGGCAACGGCTGTCTGTGCTGTGCCGTCGACGCGAGCGAGCTCGACGCCTATCTGGAGCGGCTCGCCCGCCCCGCCACCGGCATCGACGTCATCGTCATCGAGGCCAGCGGTCTCGCCGAACCGGAGGAACTGGTGCGGATGGTGCTCGCCAGTGAGCACCCGGGGATCGTGTACGGCGGGCTCGTCGAGGTCGTCGACGCCGCCGAGTTCGACGAGACCCGCGCCCGGCATCCCGGGATCGACCGGCATCTCGCCCTCGCCGACCTGGTCGTGGTGAACAAGCTGGACCGGGCCGACGACGCCGAACGCGTCCTCGCACTCGTCCGCTCCCTCGTCGACCGCGCCGCGGTCGTGCCCGCCTCGTACGGCCGGGTCGACCCGGAGTTCCTCTTCGACTGCCGGCCGAGCGAGGAGCGCCTCGGGCAGCTGTCCTTCGACGACCTGCACAGGCGCGACGGCCGGGACGACCGGCACCACGCACATCTGCACACCGCCTACGACAGCGCCTCCTTCCGCTCCGGGGTGCCCCTCGACCCGCGCCGTCTGATGGCCTTCCTCGACAGCAGGCCCGAGGGGCTCTACCGGATCAAGGGGTACGTCGACTTCGGCGCGCACGACGCCGGGAACCGGTACGCCGTGCACGCCGTCGGGCGGTTCCTGCGCTTTTACCCGGAGACCTGGGGCGCCGCAGAGGAGCGTCTCACCCAACTCGTCCTCATCGGCGCCGGCATCGACGCCGGCGCCCTCATCAAGGAGCTGGAGGCGTGCGAGAACGACGCCCCACACGCCGATGAGCACGGCATGTGGGGCGTCCTGCGCTACGTACAGGATCCGGACGGTGCCCTGGATCCCGGGGAAGTGGTCTAG
- a CDS encoding DNA gyrase/topoisomerase IV subunit A has product MARRSTKTPPPDDSYEERILDIDVVDEMQGSFLEYAYSVIYSRALPDARDGLKPVHRRIVYQMAEMGLRPDRGYVKCARVVGEVMGKLHPHGDSSIYDALVRMAQPFSMRVPLVDGHGNFGSLGNDDPPAAMRYTECRQAEATSLMTESIDEDTVDFAPNYDGQEQEPVALPAAFPNLLVNGASGIAVGMATNMPPHNLGEVVAAARHLIRHPNADLEALMKYVPGPDLPTGGRIVGLSGIRDAYETGRGTFRIRATVAVETVTARRKGLVITELPFTVGPEKVVAKIKDLVGSKKIQGIADVKDLTDRAHGLRLVIEIKNGFVPEAVLEQLYKLTPMEESFGINNVALVDGQPLTLGLKELLEVYLDHRFDVVRRRSEFRRGKRRDRLHLVEGLLTALVDIDEVIRLIRSSENSAQAKERLIERFSLSDVQTQYILDTPLRRLTKFDRIELEAEKERLNAEIAELTRILDSDAELRKLVSAELAAVAKKFGTERRTVLLESSGAPAAAVPLQVADDPCRVLLSSTGLLARTANGEPFGEDDGKRAKHDVIVSAVPATARGEIGAVTSAGRLLRINVVDLPQLPDTASAPNLAGGAPVSEFVSLEGDETLVCLITLDESSPGLALGTEQGVVKRVVPDYPTNKEELEVITLKEGDRIVGAMELRTGEEDLVFITDDAQLLRYQAAQVRPQGRPAGGMAGIKLAEGAKVISFTAVEPSADAVVFTVAGSRGTLDDSVQTTAKLTPFDQYPRKGRATGGVRCQRFLKGEDCLSFAWAGPVPAKAAQKNGMPAELPEMDPRRDGSGVSLPKTVGVVAGPI; this is encoded by the coding sequence ATGGCCCGCCGCAGCACGAAGACCCCGCCGCCCGACGACTCGTACGAGGAGCGGATCCTCGACATCGACGTCGTCGACGAGATGCAGGGCTCCTTCCTGGAGTACGCGTACTCGGTCATCTACTCCCGAGCCCTGCCCGACGCCCGTGACGGCCTCAAGCCGGTGCACCGCCGCATCGTCTACCAGATGGCCGAGATGGGCCTGCGCCCCGACCGCGGTTATGTGAAGTGCGCGCGCGTGGTCGGCGAGGTCATGGGCAAGCTGCACCCGCACGGCGACTCGTCGATCTACGACGCCCTGGTGCGCATGGCGCAGCCGTTCTCCATGCGCGTGCCCCTGGTCGACGGCCACGGCAACTTCGGCTCGCTGGGCAACGACGACCCGCCGGCCGCCATGCGGTACACCGAGTGCCGTCAGGCCGAGGCGACGAGCCTGATGACGGAGTCGATCGACGAGGACACGGTCGACTTCGCGCCGAACTACGACGGCCAGGAGCAGGAGCCGGTGGCGCTGCCCGCCGCCTTCCCGAACCTGCTCGTCAACGGCGCCTCGGGCATCGCGGTCGGCATGGCCACGAACATGCCGCCGCACAACCTGGGCGAGGTCGTCGCGGCCGCCCGCCATCTGATCCGCCACCCGAACGCGGATCTGGAAGCCCTGATGAAGTACGTCCCGGGCCCGGATCTGCCCACCGGCGGCCGGATCGTCGGCCTCTCCGGCATCCGCGACGCCTACGAGACGGGCCGCGGCACCTTCAGGATCCGCGCCACGGTCGCGGTGGAGACGGTGACGGCCCGCCGCAAGGGCCTGGTGATCACGGAGCTGCCGTTCACGGTCGGCCCCGAGAAGGTCGTCGCCAAGATCAAGGATCTGGTCGGTTCGAAGAAGATCCAGGGCATCGCCGACGTCAAGGACCTCACCGACCGTGCGCACGGCCTGCGCCTGGTCATCGAGATCAAGAACGGCTTCGTGCCGGAGGCGGTCCTGGAGCAGCTCTACAAGCTGACGCCGATGGAGGAGTCCTTCGGCATCAACAACGTGGCGCTGGTGGACGGCCAGCCGCTGACGCTGGGCCTCAAGGAGCTCCTGGAGGTCTATCTCGACCACCGCTTCGACGTGGTCCGCCGGCGCAGCGAGTTCCGCCGCGGCAAGCGCCGCGACCGGCTGCACCTGGTGGAGGGCCTGCTGACGGCGCTCGTCGACATCGACGAGGTCATCCGGCTGATCCGCTCCAGCGAGAACAGCGCGCAGGCCAAGGAGCGCCTCATCGAGCGCTTCTCGCTGTCGGACGTCCAGACCCAGTACATCCTCGACACCCCGCTGCGCCGCCTCACCAAGTTCGACCGCATCGAGCTGGAGGCGGAGAAGGAGCGGCTGAACGCGGAGATCGCGGAACTGACCCGGATCCTGGACTCGGACGCGGAGCTGCGCAAGCTGGTCTCCGCCGAACTGGCCGCGGTGGCGAAGAAGTTCGGCACCGAGCGGCGTACGGTCCTGCTGGAGTCGTCCGGCGCCCCGGCCGCCGCCGTACCGCTGCAGGTCGCGGACGACCCGTGCCGGGTCCTGCTGTCGTCCACGGGGCTGCTGGCCCGTACGGCGAACGGCGAGCCCTTCGGCGAGGACGACGGCAAGCGCGCCAAGCACGATGTGATCGTCTCGGCGGTGCCGGCCACCGCGCGCGGGGAGATCGGCGCGGTCACCTCGGCGGGCCGGCTGCTGCGGATCAACGTCGTCGACCTGCCGCAACTGCCGGACACGGCCTCGGCGCCGAACCTCGCGGGCGGTGCCCCGGTGTCGGAGTTCGTCTCCCTGGAGGGCGACGAGACTCTGGTCTGCCTCATCACGCTCGACGAGTCCTCGCCGGGTCTGGCGCTCGGCACGGAACAGGGCGTGGTCAAGCGGGTGGTGCCCGACTATCCGACCAACAAGGAGGAGCTGGAGGTCATCACCCTCAAGGAGGGCGACCGGATCGTCGGCGCGATGGAGCTGCGCACCGGCGAGGAGGACCTGGTGTTCATCACCGACGACGCCCAGCTCCTGCGCTACCAGGCCGCGCAGGTGCGTCCGCAGGGCCGTCCGGCGGGCGGTATGGCGGGCATCAAGCTCGCCGAGGGCGCGAAGGTGATCTCGTTCACGGCGGTGGAGCCGTCGGCGGACGCGGTGGTCTTCACCGTGGCGGGCTCGCGCGGCACGCTGGACGACTCCGTCCAGACGACGGCCAAGCTGACCCCGTTCGACCAGTACCCGCGCAAGGGCCGGGCCACCGGCGGTGTGCGCTGCCAGCGGTTCCTGAAGGGCGAGGACTGCCTGTCGTTCGCCTGGGCGGGCCCGGTCCCGGCCAAGGCCGCCCAGAAGAACGGCATGCCGGCCGAACTGCCGGAGATGGATCCCCGCCGTGACGGCTCGGGCGTCTCCCTGCCGAAGACGGTGGGCGTGGTGGCGGGCCCGATCTAG
- a CDS encoding helix-turn-helix domain-containing protein: MARPEQRLIRDGSPPRELAFWLRDLRTGSGLTYAQLATRSGYSVSTLQEAAAGRRLPTLAVTLAFARACGADPAAWQHFWAEVRRATETGEPVTPPPPWITDAAHPEKRGRTDDSADPGPGDGPGRLERSGAWRERGARGGRRTSDGPGALSELAAVVGPGGPGTSETPDGRRTSNGQGGQVGSVGSGGSEGRGAPVGSGGSVGSGRSVGSGGSEGRGAPVGSGAPVGSGRSVGSGGSEGRSALDDPGAPVGSGAPVGSGGSDRLGAPAEGGAVDGRGAPDVSGAAGSLRGAVSASARGDRVPATRGARIAAASGLLLLVAVGVPGGLWLASSQGRPQPRDFASVVVQNKVAVGPTSLVEDSTPSYLSSETISHCAARGCKITGTEMWSGAELVVFCWTRGEKLTNEDITSEGITRNKGGVSSDRWYRAKWKDGRTGYLPEVYVVPADRGGMGLARCSG, translated from the coding sequence ATGGCGCGGCCCGAACAGCGACTGATCCGTGACGGGAGCCCGCCCCGCGAACTCGCCTTCTGGCTCCGCGATCTGCGCACCGGCTCGGGGTTGACGTACGCCCAGCTCGCGACCCGATCCGGTTACTCGGTGAGCACCCTCCAGGAGGCCGCCGCCGGGCGCCGTCTCCCGACCTTGGCGGTCACCCTGGCCTTCGCCCGGGCCTGCGGCGCGGACCCGGCGGCCTGGCAGCATTTCTGGGCCGAGGTCCGGCGCGCGACGGAGACGGGAGAGCCGGTGACTCCTCCGCCGCCCTGGATTACCGACGCGGCGCACCCGGAGAAGCGGGGCAGGACCGACGACTCCGCCGACCCGGGCCCAGGGGACGGCCCGGGCAGGCTGGAACGCTCGGGTGCGTGGCGTGAAAGGGGCGCGCGAGGGGGACGGCGTACGTCGGACGGCCCGGGTGCGTTGAGTGAGCTGGCGGCGGTGGTCGGTCCGGGCGGACCGGGCACATCGGAGACGCCGGACGGGCGGCGCACGTCGAACGGCCAGGGTGGGCAGGTCGGCTCAGTCGGCTCGGGCGGGTCGGAGGGGCGGGGTGCGCCGGTCGGCTCGGGCGGGTCGGTCGGCTCGGGTAGGTCGGTCGGCTCGGGTGGGTCGGAGGGGCGGGGTGCGCCGGTCGGCTCGGGTGCGCCGGTCGGCTCGGGTAGGTCGGTCGGCTCGGGCGGGTCGGAGGGGCGGAGTGCGCTGGACGACCCGGGCGCGCCGGTCGGATCGGGTGCGCCGGTCGGCTCGGGTGGGTCGGACCGCTTAGGCGCTCCCGCCGAAGGCGGCGCCGTGGACGGACGGGGCGCGCCGGATGTGTCGGGGGCGGCCGGGTCCCTCCGGGGCGCGGTGTCGGCCTCGGCGCGCGGAGATCGGGTTCCCGCCACCCGTGGTGCCCGCATCGCCGCGGCATCCGGTCTGCTCCTGCTGGTGGCCGTCGGTGTCCCCGGCGGACTGTGGCTGGCCTCCTCCCAGGGGCGGCCGCAGCCGCGGGACTTCGCCTCCGTCGTCGTGCAGAACAAGGTGGCCGTCGGGCCGACCTCGCTGGTGGAGGACTCGACTCCGTCCTATCTCTCCAGTGAGACCATCTCCCACTGCGCCGCCCGCGGCTGCAAGATCACGGGCACCGAGATGTGGAGCGGCGCCGAACTCGTCGTCTTCTGCTGGACCCGGGGGGAGAAGCTCACCAACGAGGACATCACCTCCGAGGGCATCACCAGGAACAAGGGCGGCGTCAGCTCAGACCGCTGGTACCGGGCCAAGTGGAAGGACGGCCGGACCGGTTACCTTCCCGAGGTGTACGTGGTCCCCGCCGACCGGGGCGGGATGGGCCTCGCCCGCTGTTCCGGCTGA
- a CDS encoding DUF6082 family protein: MATRKFGVRGLGAVAAAAAGMAAGALLTLTAQRHALEALRIRLEHLERTAHSQKHTNLANQQRLHWELLSKAIDDPELAEVLDLFEAPVSAEQRRQYLFANALYTNALFYYRIGNISREEFFGYIRGILQNPVVREYWYVTRHQRATLADDSDEAEIGRMVDELLTQLEESDTDEWWVVGEPPSA; encoded by the coding sequence ATGGCCACACGGAAGTTTGGGGTACGCGGGCTGGGAGCGGTCGCCGCGGCCGCCGCCGGCATGGCCGCGGGCGCCCTCCTCACCCTGACGGCGCAGCGCCACGCCCTGGAGGCGCTGCGGATACGACTGGAGCACCTCGAGCGGACGGCCCACTCCCAGAAGCACACCAACCTGGCGAACCAGCAGCGGCTGCACTGGGAACTGCTGAGCAAGGCCATCGACGATCCCGAACTGGCGGAGGTGCTCGACCTCTTCGAGGCGCCCGTGTCCGCGGAGCAACGGCGCCAGTACCTCTTCGCCAACGCCCTCTACACCAACGCACTCTTCTATTACCGGATAGGGAACATATCCCGGGAAGAGTTCTTCGGTTACATCCGGGGCATTCTGCAGAATCCCGTCGTACGGGAGTACTGGTACGTGACCCGGCATCAGCGGGCGACGCTCGCCGACGACTCCGACGAGGCGGAAATCGGGCGCATGGTGGATGAACTCCTGACACAACTCGAGGAGTCGGACACGGATGAATGGTGGGTGGTCGGGGAGCCCCCGAGCGCATGA
- a CDS encoding citrate/2-methylcitrate synthase → MRDDDPRPGFPDRRLSTKEAAELLGVKPETVYAYVSRGQLSSRRTPGGRGSTFEAAEVEALARRNRRDAAGSPASGGEPSVRTRLTLIDEDRYYYRGVDATELAARHPYEEVAEWLWTGRMRPGTAFTAPAASVEAARRAVDALPEHSGPTDRLRVAAVAAAVADPLRFDLAEEAVLGTARILIPTLVAALPRRRSGHRDEGSLARRLWARLTVRPVDEAKLRVLDTALGLLVDHDLAASTLAVRVAASARAHPYAAVSAGLGVIEGPLHGAASGLAHRLLDEVLDLGDAGPVIAQELRAGRRVPGLGHRLYAGEDPRARALFTLLEEIPDAAPALAAARDVVATTARHAPLHANVDLALGVLTASFGMEPAAGETIFAVARTAGWIAHALEEYGERPLRMRPSGHYVGQKPPRRLP, encoded by the coding sequence ATGCGCGACGACGACCCCCGCCCCGGCTTCCCGGACCGACGGCTGAGCACCAAGGAGGCCGCCGAACTGCTCGGCGTGAAACCCGAGACCGTGTACGCGTACGTGAGCCGCGGTCAGCTGAGCAGCAGACGCACACCCGGCGGCCGGGGCAGCACCTTCGAGGCCGCGGAGGTCGAGGCGCTCGCGCGGCGCAACAGGCGGGACGCCGCCGGGAGTCCGGCCTCCGGCGGGGAGCCGTCCGTGCGGACCCGGCTCACCCTCATAGACGAGGACCGGTACTACTACCGGGGCGTCGACGCGACCGAACTGGCGGCCCGGCATCCGTACGAGGAGGTCGCGGAGTGGCTGTGGACCGGACGGATGCGCCCCGGCACCGCCTTCACCGCGCCCGCCGCCTCCGTCGAGGCCGCCCGCCGCGCGGTCGACGCGCTGCCCGAACACAGCGGCCCCACCGACCGGTTGCGGGTCGCCGCCGTCGCCGCGGCCGTCGCCGACCCGCTGCGGTTCGACCTGGCCGAGGAGGCCGTGCTCGGCACCGCGCGCATCCTGATCCCCACCCTCGTCGCCGCCCTGCCCCGTCGGCGGTCCGGCCACCGCGACGAGGGCTCCCTGGCCCGGCGCCTGTGGGCGCGGCTCACCGTGCGTCCCGTGGACGAGGCGAAGCTGCGGGTCCTGGACACGGCGCTCGGTCTGCTCGTCGACCACGACCTGGCCGCCTCGACACTCGCGGTGCGGGTCGCCGCCTCGGCCCGCGCGCACCCGTACGCGGCCGTCTCGGCGGGACTGGGCGTCATCGAGGGGCCCCTGCACGGCGCCGCGAGCGGGCTCGCGCACCGGCTGCTGGACGAGGTGCTCGACCTGGGCGACGCGGGTCCGGTGATCGCCCAGGAGCTGCGGGCCGGCCGCCGCGTCCCCGGCCTCGGCCATCGGCTCTACGCCGGGGAGGACCCACGCGCGCGTGCCCTGTTCACCCTTCTGGAGGAGATTCCCGATGCCGCGCCCGCCCTGGCCGCCGCCCGCGACGTCGTGGCCACGACCGCCCGCCACGCGCCTCTGCACGCCAACGTCGATCTGGCGCTCGGCGTCCTGACCGCCTCCTTCGGCATGGAGCCCGCGGCGGGCGAGACGATCTTCGCCGTGGCCCGGACGGCGGGATGGATCGCCCACGCGCTGGAGGAGTACGGCGAGCGACCCCTGCGCATGCGCCCCAGCGGGCACTACGTGGGTCAGAAACCACCCCGGCGCCTCCCCTAG
- a CDS encoding sensor histidine kinase: MSPTPPARRLRLGMPKRVFSQVLLMQLAIAAGVVVLATGLFLAPLSAQLDDQAMRRALAIAQTTAAVPQIAEDLRSTPPTVDGPVQREAERIRKASDAEYVVVMDLHGTRWSHPELKEVGGHVSTSPDRALAGQDVMEIDSGTLGRSARGKVPLRDDDGRIIGAVSVGIEYDSVRARLIHAIPGLFAYAGGALAVGALAAWLISRRVQRQTRDLAFSDISALLAEREAMLHGIREGVVALDRTGRVRLLNDEAQRLLGIGDEVVGRSPDEALGEGRTADVLAGRVTGTDLIAVRGQRVLVVTRMPTDDGGAVATLRDRTELEQLGRELDSTRGLIDALRAQDHEHANRMHTLLGLLELEMYDDAVDFVGEVVGDHRATSEQVTEKIEDPLLAALLVGKATVAAERGVALWVSDGTRLPDRLVDPRGLVTVVGNLVDNALDAVAGTPHARVEVELRAEGRTAVLRVRDTGPGIPAEQRELVFTEGWSTKKPPAHGKRGIGLSLVRRLAERQGGSATVDEAAGGGAEFTVVLPEALAGPDLEPVLTAPANSAVEEESR, translated from the coding sequence ATGAGCCCCACTCCCCCCGCCCGTCGCCTGCGCCTCGGCATGCCGAAGCGCGTGTTCTCGCAGGTGCTGCTGATGCAGCTGGCGATCGCCGCGGGAGTCGTGGTGCTCGCGACCGGTCTGTTCCTCGCCCCGCTCAGCGCCCAGCTGGACGACCAGGCGATGCGCCGCGCCCTCGCCATCGCCCAGACGACGGCGGCGGTGCCCCAGATCGCCGAGGACCTGCGGAGCACACCGCCCACGGTGGACGGCCCCGTGCAGCGCGAGGCGGAACGGATCCGCAAGGCCAGCGACGCGGAGTACGTCGTCGTCATGGACCTCCACGGCACCCGCTGGTCGCACCCGGAGCTCAAGGAGGTCGGCGGCCATGTCTCGACGTCGCCGGACAGGGCCCTGGCCGGCCAGGACGTGATGGAGATCGACAGCGGCACCCTGGGCCGCTCGGCCCGCGGCAAGGTGCCCCTGCGCGACGACGACGGCAGGATCATCGGGGCGGTCTCGGTCGGCATCGAGTACGACAGCGTGCGCGCCCGTCTGATCCATGCCATCCCGGGCCTCTTCGCGTACGCGGGCGGCGCGCTCGCCGTGGGCGCGCTGGCCGCCTGGCTGATCTCCCGGCGGGTCCAGCGACAGACCCGTGACCTGGCCTTCTCCGATATCTCGGCCCTTCTCGCGGAGCGCGAGGCGATGCTGCACGGCATCCGGGAGGGCGTGGTCGCGCTGGACCGGACCGGCCGCGTCCGGCTGCTCAACGACGAGGCGCAGCGGCTCCTGGGCATCGGCGACGAGGTGGTGGGCCGCTCGCCCGACGAGGCGCTCGGCGAGGGACGTACGGCCGATGTGCTGGCCGGCCGGGTGACCGGCACCGACCTGATCGCCGTACGCGGACAGCGCGTCCTGGTCGTCACCCGGATGCCCACCGACGACGGCGGCGCCGTGGCCACCCTGCGCGACCGCACCGAACTGGAGCAGCTCGGCCGCGAACTCGACTCCACACGCGGGCTGATCGACGCGCTGCGCGCCCAGGACCACGAGCACGCCAACCGAATGCACACACTCCTCGGCCTGCTCGAACTGGAGATGTACGACGACGCCGTGGACTTCGTCGGAGAGGTGGTCGGCGATCACCGCGCGACCTCGGAGCAGGTGACCGAGAAGATCGAGGACCCGCTGCTCGCCGCCCTGCTGGTCGGCAAGGCGACCGTCGCGGCCGAGCGCGGGGTCGCGCTGTGGGTCTCCGACGGCACCCGGCTCCCGGACCGGCTGGTCGACCCGCGCGGGCTCGTGACGGTCGTCGGCAACCTGGTGGACAACGCGCTCGACGCCGTCGCCGGCACCCCGCACGCGCGCGTGGAGGTCGAACTGCGCGCGGAGGGCCGTACCGCCGTCCTGCGGGTCCGGGACACCGGCCCCGGAATCCCCGCCGAGCAGCGGGAACTCGTCTTCACCGAGGGCTGGTCCACGAAAAAGCCACCCGCCCACGGGAAACGCGGCATCGGGCTCTCGCTGGTGCGCAGACTCGCCGAGCGCCAGGGCGGCAGCGCCACCGTGGACGAGGCCGCCGGCGGGGGCGCCGAGTTCACCGTCGTCCTGCCGGAGGCGCTGGCCGGCCCCGACCTGGAACCCGTACTGACCGCACCGGCGAACAGCGCCGTCGAGGAGGAGTCGCGATGA